A window of the Acipenser ruthenus chromosome 30, fAciRut3.2 maternal haplotype, whole genome shotgun sequence genome harbors these coding sequences:
- the LOC117432997 gene encoding hematopoietic progenitor cell antigen CD34-like isoform X1, with protein MAAAALKRMTEAKGKLILILALCNLLMIDHTNCQDTETTSSAAPAAPTNSAAPTVQVRSTVTVDPKGEVVAASLSGLTSAAIPTNQAGSLFTPTNPVVTVSKAVATMIPANATVTTVDTSPASDSDANSTAPASANTVASTPGSSATSPQTESSTLLQETTPAPDTTTSLLIPNEFNETQGTFISPALVHCVSKEDIQDKDAIQLQLKEETTCEEFIQSILNVKHELCNDDSECSIAIYQKPRSKNILISSSKITENPKDMASYFNDENVKDQLGLMTAAPHWRKHSPSVLVSLVITGLLLAALLIGGYCYKNRMTGSSKGERLNEDLYQVDSDNQDGTLVSVAPLHPPEPQGKPSTNGDTQDTGKNQPPTSNTTTTTNGHSAKQAPVADTEL; from the exons ATCACACAAATTGTCAAGATACTGAAACCACAAGTTCAGCAGCTCCAGCAGCTCCAACAAACTCAGCAGCTCCAACGGTTCAAGTGAGATCAACAGTTACAGTAGATCCAAAAGGGGAGGTAGTTGCAGCAAGTTTGTCAGGTCTTACGTCTGCTGCAATTCCTACAAACCAGGCAGGATCTCTCTTCACACCAACTAATCCAGTTGTCACTGTTTCAAAAGCTG TAGCTACGATGATCCCTGCGAATGCTACAGTTACAACTGTCGATACAAGCCCAGCGTCTGACTCGGATGCCAACAGCACAGCTCCTGCATCAGCCAACACTGTAGCATCAACTCCAGGCAGCTCTGCCACCTCTCCACAGACAGAGAGCAGCACTCTGTTACAGGAAACGACACCTGCACCAGACACCACAACCTCTCTTTTAATACCGAATGAATTTAATGAAACGCAGGGAACTTTCATATCACCAGCG CTGGTCCACTGCGTGAGTAAGGAAGACATACAAGACAAAGATGCTATACAACTGCAATTGAAAGAAGAAACCACTTGT GAAGAATTCATACAGTCGATCCTTAATGTGAAACATGAACTGTGCAACGATGATAGTGAGTGCAGTATTGCCATCTATCAAAAGCCCAGGTCCAAGAACATTCTCATCAGCAGCTccaaaattacag AAAACCCCAAAGACATGGCCTCCTACTTTAACGATGAAAATGTGAAGGATCAG CTTGGACTCATGACTGCCGCACCGCACTGGAGGAAGCATTCCCCGAGTGTCCTGGTCTCCTTGGTCATCACAGGCCTGCTGCTGGCAGCCCTCCTGATCGGTGGATACTGCTACAAGAACCGGATGACTGGGAGCTCCAAGGGAGAGAGACTG AACGAAGACCTCTATCAGGTGGACAGCGATAACCAAGATGGTACTCTGGTTTCTGTGGCCCCCCTGCACCCCCCCGAGCCACAGGGGAAGCCCAGCACTAACGGGGACACGCAGGACACAGGCAAGAACCAGCCCCccacctccaacaccaccaccaccaccaacggGCATTCTGCCAAGCAAGCCCCCGTGGCAGACACAGAGCTGTAG
- the LOC117432997 gene encoding hematopoietic progenitor cell antigen CD34-like isoform X2, which yields MAAAALKRMTEAKGKLILILALCNLLMIDHTNCQDTETTSSAAPAAPTNSAAPTVQVRSTVTVDPKGEVVAASLSGLTSAAIPTNQAGSLFTPTNPVVTVSKAATMIPANATVTTVDTSPASDSDANSTAPASANTVASTPGSSATSPQTESSTLLQETTPAPDTTTSLLIPNEFNETQGTFISPALVHCVSKEDIQDKDAIQLQLKEETTCEEFIQSILNVKHELCNDDSECSIAIYQKPRSKNILISSSKITENPKDMASYFNDENVKDQLGLMTAAPHWRKHSPSVLVSLVITGLLLAALLIGGYCYKNRMTGSSKGERLNEDLYQVDSDNQDGTLVSVAPLHPPEPQGKPSTNGDTQDTGKNQPPTSNTTTTTNGHSAKQAPVADTEL from the exons ATCACACAAATTGTCAAGATACTGAAACCACAAGTTCAGCAGCTCCAGCAGCTCCAACAAACTCAGCAGCTCCAACGGTTCAAGTGAGATCAACAGTTACAGTAGATCCAAAAGGGGAGGTAGTTGCAGCAAGTTTGTCAGGTCTTACGTCTGCTGCAATTCCTACAAACCAGGCAGGATCTCTCTTCACACCAACTAATCCAGTTGTCACTGTTTCAAAAGCTG CTACGATGATCCCTGCGAATGCTACAGTTACAACTGTCGATACAAGCCCAGCGTCTGACTCGGATGCCAACAGCACAGCTCCTGCATCAGCCAACACTGTAGCATCAACTCCAGGCAGCTCTGCCACCTCTCCACAGACAGAGAGCAGCACTCTGTTACAGGAAACGACACCTGCACCAGACACCACAACCTCTCTTTTAATACCGAATGAATTTAATGAAACGCAGGGAACTTTCATATCACCAGCG CTGGTCCACTGCGTGAGTAAGGAAGACATACAAGACAAAGATGCTATACAACTGCAATTGAAAGAAGAAACCACTTGT GAAGAATTCATACAGTCGATCCTTAATGTGAAACATGAACTGTGCAACGATGATAGTGAGTGCAGTATTGCCATCTATCAAAAGCCCAGGTCCAAGAACATTCTCATCAGCAGCTccaaaattacag AAAACCCCAAAGACATGGCCTCCTACTTTAACGATGAAAATGTGAAGGATCAG CTTGGACTCATGACTGCCGCACCGCACTGGAGGAAGCATTCCCCGAGTGTCCTGGTCTCCTTGGTCATCACAGGCCTGCTGCTGGCAGCCCTCCTGATCGGTGGATACTGCTACAAGAACCGGATGACTGGGAGCTCCAAGGGAGAGAGACTG AACGAAGACCTCTATCAGGTGGACAGCGATAACCAAGATGGTACTCTGGTTTCTGTGGCCCCCCTGCACCCCCCCGAGCCACAGGGGAAGCCCAGCACTAACGGGGACACGCAGGACACAGGCAAGAACCAGCCCCccacctccaacaccaccaccaccaccaacggGCATTCTGCCAAGCAAGCCCCCGTGGCAGACACAGAGCTGTAG